The following is a genomic window from Longimicrobiaceae bacterium.
CACCACGACCACGTCGTGCTGCTCCAGCGACAGCATGCGCGCTACGTCAAACCCGACCTCGCCCGCTCCGATAACGATCACTCTCATGGGTTTATAGGTGAAGGGTGAAGAGTAAAGAGCGAGGGATAGCAAGGGAATTGCCCTTCACGTTTTACCCTCACCCTTCACTCAAACCGGCCATTCCTGCTGCTCCCACGCCTGCTGCCAGAACATCCACTCGTAGCGCACGCTGGTCCGGAACGCCTCGCGCGCCCGGGCCCGGCCGGCGTCGTCGGTGGCGTCCGCGAAGCGCTGCAGCAGCGCCAGGAGGCGGTCCATGTACTCGTTGAAGCCCGGGTCGGCGTAGGTGCGGAGCCATTCGGCGTAGGGGTGCCCGTCGCCGATGCTCCCCAGCGTGCGCTCCAGGTGCTGCCCCAGCTCGATGTACAGCCAGGGGCAGGGGGCGACGGCCGCCGCCGCCTCCGCCAGCGTCCCACGCAGCGCGGTGGAGACCATGTGGTCCTGGTACGCGCGGTTGTTGGGGGTGAGCTCCAGCGCCGCCACCTCCGCCGCGTTGTAGCCCAGCTTTTCGCCGTACCCGGCGTGGAGCTGACCCTCCACCACCAGCGCCAGCCGCGCCGCGTCCACGAACCAGAGCTTGTCGGCCGGGGCGGGGCAGCGCGTGGAGATCAGCGCGCAGGCGTCCGAGAACGCCTCCAGGTAGCGGGCGTCCTGCATCTGGTAGAAGCGGAAGCGCGCCGGTTCGAGCGTGCCGGCGGCCAACTCCCGCACGAAGGGGTGCTCGAACGAGGCGCCCCAGGCATCCGCGGCGTGCTCCAGGCACTCCCGCGCGAAGGGCGGGACGGTGAAGGCTCGGTCGGACATCTCGGAGTGCGAAAGTGCGTGAGTGCGAAACGGGGACGGCGGCGGAGCTCCCGCCGCCGTCCCGGGGTGGCTGCTCACCGCGTCGCGAGGTCGCCCGGCGGATACAGCCGGTAGCGGTTCCGCTTCGGCAGCCACTCGCGCACCTCCTGCTGCCAGCGCTGGCGGATCGTGCGCGGGTCCTCGCCGCGGTCGAACGCCTCG
Proteins encoded in this region:
- the tenA gene encoding thiaminase II is translated as MSDRAFTVPPFARECLEHAADAWGASFEHPFVRELAAGTLEPARFRFYQMQDARYLEAFSDACALISTRCPAPADKLWFVDAARLALVVEGQLHAGYGEKLGYNAAEVAALELTPNNRAYQDHMVSTALRGTLAEAAAAVAPCPWLYIELGQHLERTLGSIGDGHPYAEWLRTYADPGFNEYMDRLLALLQRFADATDDAGRARAREAFRTSVRYEWMFWQQAWEQQEWPV